One Firmicutes bacterium HGW-Firmicutes-1 genomic window, TCTAAATATTTTTTGGGAGAACATGATTTTGTTGCCTTTTCAGCAGTAGGAGGATCAGTCAAAACAAGTGTTAGAACACTTTATAGATGTGATATAGTCAAAAAAGGCAACTTAGTTGAAATCATAGTGACGGGCAATAGCTTTTTATATAATATGGTCAGAATTATAGTGGGGACACTAATTGAGGTAGGAATTGGTAATATTGAACCAGAAGAAATTTGTGATATAATAGAATCAAAGGACAGATTGAAACCAGGAAAGAAATCTCCTGCAAAGGGATTGACCCTAGTTGAAATCAAATATTAGGACTCCGATTGGAGTCCTTTTCAGCACCTAAAGCCCCTAATTCAGTACATTTGAAATAATGTCACTTATGGTAGATGCCATTATCATTTTTCTTTAGCTTTTATTTTAACTGACTTCAGAATATAATCAATTCATAAGTAGTTGAGAAAGAGGCTGGCAAAAATTGAAAATGACTTCGCGAGTTGAAAAAATAATTACCAAATTCTTTGGCTTTAATTTAAGCTGACTTGGGAATATAATGAAACCATAAGTTGATTGAGAAATAGAAAGGATGGACTTAAATGAAAATGACCTCGCGAGTTAAAAAAATCATTACCATACTACTTAATCAACAAGATTACATAACGACACAAGAAATATCTGAAGAAATAAACGTAAGTACGAGAACTGTCCTGCGAGAATTAGACAGTGTTGAAAGATGTCTAGCAGAAAAAAATGTTCTTCTAGAAAAGAAAAAAGGCTTAGGTATAAAAATTATTATAGAAAAGCAACAACTTGAAGAAATGATGAATTGGATTCAAAACGAAAAAACGGAATTAACCGAATCTCCAGAGCAAAGGCATACGGTTTTAAAGGCTGAGCTACTTAAGGAACAGGGAACCACTAAATTATACACCTTAACCTATTCATTAGATGTAACAGAAAGCACCATAAGCAATGATTTAGATAATATCCAAGATTGGTTTGAAAAGTTTGAATTAAAGCTAATTAGAAAGCCAGGCCTTGGCGTATATATCGAAGGTAGTGAGAAATCAAAACGAAGAGCTATCGTAGCCTTACTTTATGAACATTTTCACGAAGCTGACTTGATAAAATTTATTATCAATAATGAATGGCATAAATCACTGAAAACAAATTTCACTAAAATAGATGAAGTAGTATACGATTTAATGGAGATATCAGAAGTTGCACTAATGAGAGATTTTCTCAAATATTTAGAAACCTATACAGGATATCAGCTTGCTGATCATTCATATATAGCTTTGATTATTCGATTTATTGTAACAAGAAAACGAATTCATCAAGGTTTGACAATAACCATTGATCAAGAATTGAAGAAGGCTTTAAAGAATGAAAAAATTTATTTTATATTAGAACAATGGAGTAAAGAGAATTTAGCAGTAAAAATGGATGCATTTCCAGAAGACGAATTATTCTATTTAGTTATGCACATTAAAGGCGCGACGCTCCGAGAGACTTTTTCGGAAAATAGAATTTCAATGATAGAAGATTTTAAAATGATTAAACTTGCAAAGAAAATCATTAGAATCGCTGAAAACAATACAAACGTTTACTTAGAGGACAATGAAAAACTATTAAGTGGTCTTGTTAGACATCTAGGACCTGCAATTAATAGAATTAAACTTAAGCTGGATGTTATGAATCCTCTAGTTAAAGAAATAAAAGAAATGTACCCTTCACTTTTTTCAGTAGCTATCGAGTGTGTCAAAATTATTGAAGAAGAAGAAAATATAATTGTACCAGAAGATGAAG contains:
- a CDS encoding PTS lactose/cellobiose-specific transporter subunit IIB; translated protein: MKMTSRVKKIITILLNQQDYITTQEISEEINVSTRTVLRELDSVERCLAEKNVLLEKKKGLGIKIIIEKQQLEEMMNWIQNEKTELTESPEQRHTVLKAELLKEQGTTKLYTLTYSLDVTESTISNDLDNIQDWFEKFELKLIRKPGLGVYIEGSEKSKRRAIVALLYEHFHEADLIKFIINNEWHKSLKTNFTKIDEVVYDLMEISEVALMRDFLKYLETYTGYQLADHSYIALIIRFIVTRKRIHQGLTITIDQELKKALKNEKIYFILEQWSKENLAVKMDAFPEDELFYLVMHIKGATLRETFSENRISMIEDFKMIKLAKKIIRIAENNTNVYLEDNEKLLSGLVRHLGPAINRIKLKLDVMNPLVKEIKEMYPSLFSVAIECVKIIEEEENIIVPEDEVAYIATHIGSAIKYQNRRTNTQYRVIVACGSGIGTSQLLAAEIEKEFHNIDIVDIVSTLQMDNDRIKALNVDLMISTISIPNCDLPTIHVNCILTDQDKVEIKKFLEGFMPKPHLPNLQKIVHLNEKLTRLKHYCDTILEVVDNFQLFEDIEINDLKELIQFVSAQIVSSENARNELEKAFIDREEKGSTILGKKSMMLLHTRSSAVDQLYFMIVRGKDKIPIYNNKNILVDLDVIVVMVAPISIKHVELEVLSEISRMIITSEFADLLKSGTKRQIFEVLSSILDQFIQSKVIVTE